A stretch of Triticum aestivum cultivar Chinese Spring chromosome 1D, IWGSC CS RefSeq v2.1, whole genome shotgun sequence DNA encodes these proteins:
- the LOC123180393 gene encoding uncharacterized protein: MSQLLEYTYVQPEKEKRYPLPPSVLRVASTLQFARIGFCDFPKEVAPSLNFPFLRQLNLWWVSISEDVFSVVLSGCRVLGNLYLSEIRDVDCLSISSPSLRIIVISYLFEGKGELLIKEAPCLVRLLLSCPGGEIIRVLRAPKLEILGLLSPCISEIDIANIVFKGSIPSRSENPICTVKVLALHFSRPNLDAVLDVLRCFPCLEKLYVIWDDYVKAEMKNVRQYEPLDPIKCLESHLKVLVLINYEGGEEDVGFAKFFVLNAEVVKEINFGVCKNIDIDMKWMTDQLMLLEAENRASQHARLKFGSSSASWFGSLDTRDLSIADPFSYCFVDRVDALSEAYL; the protein is encoded by the exons ATGTCTCAGCTCTTGGAATATACGTATGTACAACCTGAGAAGGAGAAGCGCTATCCGCTGCCACCGTCGGTGCTCCGCGTTGCATCAACCCTTCAGTTTGCCAGGATTGGTTTCTGCGATTTCCCAAAAGAGGTTGCACCTTCGCTGAATTTCCCTTTCCTCAGGCAGCTCAACCTATGGTGGGTCTCCATTTCCGAGGATGTCTTCTCTGTGGTGCTCTCTGGCTGCCGTGTCTTGGGTAACTTATATCTGTCAGAGATTCGTGATGTGGATTGCCTCAGCATTAGCTCGCCAAGTCTCAGGATCATCGTCATCAGCTATTTGTTTGAGGGCAAAGGAGAATTGCTCATTAAGGAGGCCCCTTGCCTTGTAAGGTTGCTATTAAGTTGTCCAGGCGGTGAGATTATTCGGGTTCTTAGGGCGCCTAAATTGGAGATATTGGGCCTTTTGTCTCCCTGCATTTCAGAAATTGATATTGCTAATATAGTCTTCAAG GGATCGATCCCATCCAGGTCTGAAAACCCAATATGCACTGTAAAGGTTTTGGCTCTCCATTTCTCGAGGCCTAATTTGGATGCAGTTCTTGACGTCCTTAGATGCTTCCCCTGCTTGGAAAAGCTCTATGTCATT TGGGACGATTATGTGAAGGCAGAGATGAAAAATGTGCGTCAGTATGAGCCACTAGATCCGATCAAATGCCTTGAGAGCCATCTCAAAGTACTGGTGCTGATAAATTACGAAGGTGGTGAGGAAGATGTTGGATTTGCAAAGTTCTTCGTTTTGAATGCGGAAGTGGTAAAGGAAATCAACTTTGGAGTGTGTAAGAATATTGATATCGACATGAAATGGATGACCGACCAACTCATGCTGCTAGAAGCGGAAAATAGAGCTTCTCAACACGCCCGATTGAAATTTGGAAGCAGTTCTGCTAGTTGGTTTGGCAGTTTGGATACCCGGGACCTGTCAATTGCCGACCCTTTCAGCTATTGTTTTGTAGATAGGGTAGACGCCCTTTCAGAAGCATATCTGTGA